The stretch of DNA ACCACAATTTGTCATTCCTCGCTGTGCTTCGAAACCACTTTGTTATCAAGTAGATCCTTCACGGAGTTTACACTGAGCGAAGCGAATGTGTTCAGGATGACAAGCGGGGTTTTTAGAGGTGACCTTTAAAAATCACCCGAATCTTTGGGTGCCTGCGGGGAAGGCGTTGTCGATGGCGGAATGGGAGTAATGGTTATGTCGGATGATGGTGGTGATGATGGTAACGGAACAGGAGTAACCGGTGTTGGTTGGATCGTTGGAGCTGTTCCTGTTTTTTGCAAAGAAGCCAATTTTGCTTTTGCAATGTTGGCCTCTTCAGAACGGGGATAATCCTGTACCACTTTATTCCAGAAAACTTTTGCCTCTTCCTTCATCTGTAAATTTAAAAAAGCGTCGCCCTGTTTCAACACAGCCTGTGGCGATTTGGGCGATTTAGGAAACTGCTCCACAAATTTTTGATAATCTTTGATTGCTTGCGTGTAATCACGCGTAGAATAACGACACTCCGCAATCCAAAAAAGGGCATCAGCGCGGCTGGGGCTTTTGGGATATTGTTTTCCAAATTGTTGAAAAGAGCTAATGGCTCCGGCGTAATCCCCATTTTGAACTTGGGTTAAACCCTTTTGAAATTCTTTTCCCTCCTCAGCAATCTGAGGCGCCACCTTGGCAACAGCGCGGTTTAGTTCATCCTGAAAAAGTTTTAACTGGCTTTCCACCGCATTCAAACGCATTTCAAGATCTCTATAATGACGGTCCAGTGAATCCTGCAATTGTTTCATCTGAACACTCTGAGTTTCGGTTCCTCCACCTAATGCCTGAAGTTCGGATTTAAGTCTGTCGATCTGTGCAATGGCCTCTGCAAGACGGGCATTCTGTTCAATTTTTGATGCGTCGTATTGGGCCCAACGATCTTCTAGGGACTTAACGCGGTTTTCCACATCTTTTGCGAACACTGGACCATAGACAATGGACCATGGACAATGGACCAAAAATAAAACAATTAGTGTGT from Deltaproteobacteria bacterium encodes:
- the ybgF gene encoding tol-pal system protein YbgF encodes the protein MDNGPWTKYLKYTLIVLFLVHCPWSIVYGPVFAKDVENRVKSLEDRWAQYDASKIEQNARLAEAIAQIDRLKSELQALGGGTETQSVQMKQLQDSLDRHYRDLEMRLNAVESQLKLFQDELNRAVAKVAPQIAEEGKEFQKGLTQVQNGDYAGAISSFQQFGKQYPKSPSRADALFWIAECRYSTRDYTQAIKDYQKFVEQFPKSPKSPQAVLKQGDAFLNLQMKEEAKVFWNKVVQDYPRSEEANIAKAKLASLQKTGTAPTIQPTPVTPVPLPSSPPSSDITITPIPPSTTPSPQAPKDSGDF